Sequence from the Peromyscus maniculatus bairdii isolate BWxNUB_F1_BW_parent chromosome 11, HU_Pman_BW_mat_3.1, whole genome shotgun sequence genome:
ccatgTATTCCTATCTCCTTTAGAGTTTAATGTTGACATCCTCCAAAGTTAAGGAATCTtataaactttctttaaaaatagagaCTTTTGTGGTGCTTGATGGCACACAAGTAATCCCagactcgggagacagaggcagaggcatgcagacctctgtgagttgagaccagcctgctGTACAAAGAGTGTTCTGGGATTACACAGTGAGAATCTATGGGGGGAGGgcggacagacagatggatgaacGAATGGTCAgatggacagacaaacagacccTGGAAATCAAAACTGATCACTGAAATTAAAAACACCAAATGGAAGACCAAGAGTCAGAAAGAGAGTTGGGGTTGTTTTGtttcgaggcagggtctcatgtagtccagactggcctacaGTCTGACAtacagctgaagatgaccttgaacttgtgatcctcctccacctcctcagtgctgagatgatAGGCCTGTGCCACACAGTACTCAGCTTCTGTGATGCGTGGTAGACAACTAAGCGACATCTCCAGTCCTCTCATGGGCCATTTGTAAGGAAAAGGAACtgagataataataaatatcagGAGCAAAGATGGGGGGAAATGTCTCTCAACCGGATTAAAAGATCACTCAAGTAGATTCTTTTCATGATAATTTTGCCCTGTGGCTTTATCAACCTGACATGACCCCGAGTCCTCTGAGGGGAAAGCCTGGGTGAGGAACTGCACAGATCAGGTTCACCTATGGGCATGTCTGAAGGCACTCTCTTATTAACTGATGATCCTGGCCTGCATAAGAAAGCTAGCCAAGAATGAGCTTGGGAGCAAGTGCCTTTCAGCTCCGTggtttctgcctccaagtgccTGCTTGATTCCTGCCAAGAATTCTCTCAAAGATGGACTGTCACCTGGAAGCTAAGCCAAATAAAGCTCTCCTCCCCTCAGCTTCAGGTCAATGTTTCATCACCACAACAGAAAGGAACAGAACAACCAGGATAATGACAGATACCATACAAAGTAAATAGACGATGTGAAGAACCCTGGTTAAAATACTATGCAGACAGAGATAATAACGTCACTCACTGACAAAGGGAGACATGAGGACCTTTCTTTGCATCTGATCGGAGACCATCCCAGGCAACATCTCTATCAGCATGAACATCTATCTCACCCTTGTGTATGTCCACTGCGGCTCCCCTCCACCTACTCCAGGGAACTCAGTAAACAATTGTTTCAGTCATCCCCTGAACCTCATCAAGATCTGGAAATGGTCCAAGAGTTCCTGTCAGCCTGCAGACCCACAGGCTGCTTCGGAAAACAAGGGGTATTGGTTGTTTCCCATTGTTGTAACCAAATGCCCCACAAGCAGCAGCTTAGGGTTGGCTTATTTCGGCTTGACTTCAGGGCGACATGAAGGTAGTTATCACTGCAGGAGCATTAGGTAGCTGGTCCCCTGGCAGCCggagtctggaagcagagagataaaTAGTGGTGcctagctttatttttttttttttcctttttattcagtcctagATCCTAGTTGTGGGACAGTGACACTCTTATTActgtctggaaacaccctcactgACATACCCAGATCCTGCCTCATAGGAGATTGCAAAGCCCAGCCAGACAAGGCTATAAATCTCCTTCAGATTTGCAATCTTGACTTCACCCTCTTCCTTCATGTTCTCGGACAGCACTAGTGATTCAGCTTTCTTCCCCAGTTTGCCTGGGTCCATCACAGTTGTCTTGATCCAACCTTAGGACCTTCCATTTATCTTTCACATAGGCTGGTGCCAAGCTGACCCACGAATATTGATATAGCAAACCTACTTTCTTGTGGTTTAAATTCCTCAGCTGATGAGCCCATCCACACATGGCACAACCATACCCACTGGCTCTAGTGCCAATGATGTCCCTTTGGCTTGGTCCTTGACAGCCTCAATGTTGGCTGGCaattgttccttcctttcttgtcctTTCCCAGCTGTTTCCCCAAACTCCAAAGCTCTCCTGTtgcctgcccatctcctccttcccAACAGTGACCCAGACTGTGAGAAGGTTTTCTCAACGGTATTAGTgtatgtgaaatattttctttttggtttatttgcttatttatttaaggCAGGTTCTTACTGTATAGCTTAGGCTGATCAAAAACTGgccatcttcctacctcagcctcctgaacgtTGGAATCACAGACAAGCACTACCAAGATATGATGGTTCAGTTGATAAAGAACTTGCCATAACTTGGATCCACAAGTAGCCATACAACAAACACTCAGGAATTGCAGTATGTGCTcataattccagctctggggagagAGCTGAGTAGGTCCCTGAGCTCaatggtcagccagcctagcttttCAGGCAAGTTCCAGgtgaatgagagaccttgtcttcaaaaagGAAGGGTGGGGTGGCTGGGGAGACACTATACCCAAGGTTGTCTGTCACCTTGCCTCCgcatgcatgtggacacacacacagagaaatgtacACCTTAGAAAGATGgttttctagaaagaaaatcaGTGAGCACCTCCCTTATCTACAAAGTTAATTAACCCTTCCCGATGGTAGGCCTGCTGCACACTGCCCCAAACCTTCTCCCACCCCATCAAGGCACATTCTGGCTTCCCCCTATTCCAAAGGAGATTCCTCGTTCTCCAGCTTCTCTGCCCACATTCTagaatgccccacccccaccctccaaggTAATCCCATCTATCCCCACAGTCTCCTTTATTGTCATGTACAGGTGACACCTTTGTTACACACAGTCACCCAAATGCCAATGTCTGCATTTCTCCAAATACTCCTTACAAACTTCTCAGCACATCACAGCCAACCCCCTAACTGCTTTCTCTGCAGGCCTCTCTAGGTTTAAGGAAATACCACCTACCTCTCTCCTCAAGCACCTTGTAGTCGAGGTGTGGTGGTGAACGCCCGCACACAGCACTTGCAGAGAGctacaggaggatcagaagttcaagtcatccttcgctacatagcaagttcaaggctagcttgggcaacTTGAAACAGCAAgtaaaaaagggagaaaaaagttTTCCAGAACTGAAGGCATAGGTCCACAAATGGAAAATGCACACTGAATCCCAAGTtagaagaaagaaaccagagcatgtgtatgtgtgtgtgtgtgggggggggggggggcgctggagTAAAATCAAGTTAAAACACCCAGAGCGAATGACAAgcttgtctacaaagcaagaatCACGCTGAGAACACGGGCAGGTTCATCTTCTGCAGTGTCAGACCACAGGGACAGGGTTGAAAATCTTCACGGGAGGGCCAGTGGCATGCCTCAGTAGGGTACCAGTACTTGCCGGCAAGGCTAACACTGGGTCTGACCCCAGGGACCCGCATGGTGGAAGCAGAGTTGATTCCTGCAGGCTGTGGCACACAGGGGCACACTCCCAAACACACCAAGTGccaaaggagaagggaggaaagggtggaCCCAGAATTCCAAAGCCTGGGAAGGGCTTTTCCAGCCATGCAGGGCTTGAGATGACTGTCCAAGGCATCAGAGCACTGCCTCGTGCAGCACGCACGGACCTCAGGAAAGTGAGCAGCCATGAGTGCAGAGGATTCAGTTAGACTGACTCTGTCTGCATCTCACCTCCTGAAACGTCTGCATTACCCAGAACTCCCCGGGCCTCAGTGGAGGAAGATGGGGATCGGTGTAAACTAACATTTAAGCACAGAATTAGCGAGGGCTagggagaggtggctcagcagggacGGGCACCTGCCTCAcagccagacaacctgagttggGTCCTCAGAACCCAggaaaaggcaggagaaagacGACTCGGTGAAGAATCAGCAGGACTCCACATGGGAATTTTCAGTTTTCTCAGAATTTAGTCTCAGTTTTCAGAGGCCCAAATTCCTACAAGTTCAAATAATGAGAGCAGAGACACACCAATGACAATGTTTGCCATATTTCTAAGTGCAGAAAGATTTGTGTgattatcaaaataataaaaaccattttatttttgcCAGAATTAGCCTTTCTtgtttatcattttcatttgataACTCCTCTATCCCAACTGATTTGCTGAgttttctttcatcatttcttAGCATATCCAACCACCTGTATTAATTGTATAAGATTAGCCTACAGTCCCACATCCTAATATTTATCATGAAGAAAAAGGACTCACACATGGTGATAGTTACATATTTAATACATCTTGCTTTCAACagcaattttcaaagaaaacatatCATAGACCTTATAACTTATTAAAGATTTTATAGTGTTTACAAATTTGATTCTAAAAATAGACCTTATTTATTCTAATGAACAGCATCTGAAAGACAGACTAATAAACGATAGTGGTGTGCTCTCCACTCCTGTCATTGGCCTTGCGTACACATATTCCACATGGACACTCTTGGGATGCTCACACCCTTAGCCTGAGAACACAAAGCACATTACACTCTGGTGTACAAGATTTCAGTactgctttaaaagaaaaagatttaaaatatctaCTTGACACTGTAGGAACgcatgggcacatgcacacacaaacacatgtatacattttctCTCACACATTCAACACATAAGCACACGCACACCACAGTACTCGGAATCATTTACCCTCGTATGCCAGCTAATTAACAATTTCAGAAAGGAAGAGCGAGTGGGAAGTCCGCTGATACACTTAAACCGTAAGTAAACGGCAGGAGTTGTTAATGAGATGGGCCAGGAAGCTCTGTGAGTGCTCTCTCGATGCACTCTCCAAGGATGGAACCACTCAGCAGCGGACATCAGCACACAAGGAGTCCTGCGTCCACCATCCTCGGACTGCACTTGTGAAGGCAACAGACGCAGGCCTGCCAGAGCTGGTCGGTGCCACGGCCCGGCCCCACCAGCATGGCCTGCTTTCTCCACCCAGTAGTTCAGAGCCTTCACTTTGATCTACATGCCGGGTGTTCCTTAATCATCCATGTGCTAAAGCAGTGAGCTTCAGAACCAAGTAACAGCTAATATCACTTTGGTTTCTGTGGCAGAAATAAAGGCCACACAGTATTCCCCCAACACATTTATCTAGTCAAATCCCCTAATTTTTAGTTACATTTTTCCAAATCGAGTCAAAGTAGGTTAATGCTGGTAACGCCCCTGACATCACATACACCTCTGGTAGTCTGTCAACATAGAAAAGTAGTCTTTGGATGCCTGCAGTACTGCAGTTTAACACCATCTACGGAAGTTCATCGCTAACACAGTAAGAGCGAAACTCTGAAACAGAGACCAAGCCCGCGCGGAGTGCTCGGAACACACACAGCTGCTTAGAAACAGGAAAAGGCACGACAGTCAGTGAGAGGTAAGACCAGCTACCCATTTGCTTTCTGTTCGGtttctttttagctttttcttctgtttcactaAATTTCTAAATTGTTCAAAGCATTCTTATTCTCTGTGACAGTAACAGCATAGTTTGGCACATCAACATTGTGATACAATGCATggtatgtttaaaaaatttagaaatttcatGTACTCATAAACATGTCTTTTATGTAGTGCACATATATCTTACATTTATTGAACTCAAACACCGAAAGGTTGGTAACTGATTTACAGAAGCAATCACAGACTGCAGAAacgtgtgtgtcacacacacacaccatcaaggAAAAACTGCATCCTCGCAATTTTACAGTCCAAAGTTTCGTTGGTGTGCCTATCATATACACGCCGCTTTCCCATGGCTTCCTAGAGAAAAGACTGATTTTTGCCTTCTTCACTCTTGATGAGATTTTTCAGGAATAACTTTACATTCATACTGCAAAGTTAAAAGGTCAAAAGTTAACAGATTTAAAATCACTTGTGAATTGCAACTTCCAAATAAATTACAATGCTATAAAAATGAATGTCTTAATATGTTCACTTTATTCCTCAGACAACGAAGAGTTACACAATGGCATTCTCAAAGTGAAAAATCTATGGGCAGCAGTGGAGGACACAAGAAAACATAATTTCCATACTGCAGGCTATAGGAGCCGGTGATGCAGGGAAAGCCTGTAATACGAAAGGCACAGTGTGTCTCCTCTGTGCTCACAGATCAGCCAAAGGTAAGCCATGAGCTTCAGGACAGTGCTGTATTCAAATCATTATTTCAAATCACTCTatgatttaacaaaaaaaaaaaaatacattataataaaaaggatcaaaattaaaacaatcttCTAAAAATATAGCTACCAAAATGAATAGTTgaaattcaaaggaaaagaaacacagcatTAGAACTGGGTGTTCAGATTATCAAAAGGACAGCAGGTCAATCACAATTCTCCCAGCTGGCCAAACTCAAGCAAGAGCAATTACTGCTGTGGCCTCTCAATGTCACTGTGTAACTCTTGCCCCATGACCAGGGTTATCAGAGTCTTTTTCATTCTTAACTAAAATGAGCATCTTGATCAGCTTGAAATAGTCTTAGTTTATAAACACTATAATAATAtgtccttttcattttcaaaactgtTCCTTTACTAGGGGCTGAGGACGTGGCTCCATTGATAAGAATGCTTGCTGAATATGAAAAAGGCCcagggttcaatctccaggaccacaTAATCCTATGGTAGTGGTGcaggcttataatcccagcactcaagaggtggaagcaggaagaccagaaattcaaggtcatccatcctaagctacatagtgagttcaagacaaggtgggctacttgagactctgaatcaagaaaaaaagaaattgttcttTGTTGATGGACTAGAAAACTgtaaactaacaaaaacaaagcaacaagaaTCAAGTATCACTATATGGCTAACAAATTCTACCACACCACCCATAACctagttttccttttctctccagctGTTCCTTAAGTATCAATACTCCTCAGATTAAATTCTTCCAAATGATTTATTTCAATGAAAGTACAAGAGAGTTCAAAGAACACTGTCTTCATCGATGCTTGTTCCCTTGACCGATGGCCATTTTGAGGAATGGTATCATGCACCTCACACACTGCATGGGCCTCAGCTTACCATTGCCAGTTGACGACCAATGTTTCCCATTGTTATGCCTCCAGCAAAAAATATGCATGGCAACCAAGAACGCACATAGAGAAAATCTGGAGATGTGTATCTAGAacaacagaaatattttaataacccATGGAGCAGAAATAAGGGCACTGAAGACAAGCATAACGAGAGTAAGTGATACTGCACATTAAACTGATGAACTCCATCGAGATCCTCAATTCTGAATGCAGTTTCTGCTGTTTACATAGCAACCAGGTAACGAGAAGGTCAATACTTACTGATAAACACCATTGTAGACGAGCAGCTGGGTGACAACAGTTGCTAAGAAAGCGATTCCAACGCCAAGGCCAAAACCACTTCGGGATCTGTCAAAAGTCCACCACAGCCCTACTGACAGTGCAGCCAGCGTGAGAGAAAACTGGAAGCTGTTGTCAAAGTCTACTTTCTGAGACCCGTGCTAAGGAGCCATCACAAACTAAGGAAGCAGGTGACACCAACTGTTCACTTCTCCACAATGAGAAGTCACTCTATAATGAGGAGGGACTTGATTCTTCCGGAACGTCCTCAACCTTTTATCACAACACATGACGTTAAAGTAACATCAAGTACTTCTTGTAAcccatccaagaaaaaaaaaggctacacACATTCCTAATTGTAAAGTCAGGCACTCTTTAGGAAGTGCCTTCGTGGCTAAACATGTAACTGTGCACTCTGGATTGTAGTGCTAAGagaacacacctttaaaaaagaaagagacagagacagagacagagggggggaagagaaagaaagaaagaaagaaagaaagaaagaaagaaagaaagaaagaaagaaagaaagaagggagggagggagggagggagggagggagggagggagggagggagggagggagggagggagggagggagggagggagggagggagggagggagggagggagggagggagggagggagggagggagggagagaaagaaagaaagaaagaaagaaagaaagaaagaaagaaagaaagaaagaaagaaagaaagaaagagagaaagagagaaagagagagaagagagaaagagagaaagagagaaagagagaaagagagaaagaaaagaaaaccaataatacTTCTCAAAAACGTTTAGAAGTACTTGAAAATCATACAGGAACTTGGAAATTGAAGAGCTGACAGCTATTAACAGGGTCCCACACTGGCTGTGTGATTTACTGACAGACACATTTTATAATAATGCAGTTCAGAACAAGAGCACCAAGGACATAGCATCCCTTCTATTATGTCAACTGCTCTGGTTTTAATTTGTTGAGGATAAAGCCTTGAAGTGAACATTACCTTCCCCCTGCCAAAGGATTCTAGTGCCTGCGACTTCCTAGCGGGGCACTTTGCtctgatgatattttatttctggCACACACTTAAGCATCTATTCACAAATATATGGCCCCTTTTACTCAAAGATCTCTAAGCAGAATGAAGCTTTATGAAttcaattttctgattttttattttttgctaaagGATTACACTAAGAAAATTAATTCTGAGTGTCATTAAAAGGGAATTTTCTATGCCTCAAAGGCTCTACCTTGGCTCTGTAACTGCCTCCTTGTTGGACTAGAGATCTGACCAAGCTAACTGGCCTTGTCAGTACTACGAAAGTCTCTCATTTCTTTGCCCCCCCAAACATGCCTAAGAAGCCATTTCTGGAGTTCAGGGATATCACACTTTCCCCCACCATTCCCACGTTCTCACTAAAGCAGCATACAAAAGCCCCGCTTGCCAAGTCCTCAGCCTCTGAGGACAGCTGTATGCCACTCTCTAGAGATCAGTCCTTGTGAGTGGCTGATTTATCAAGGAACTAGCAGTCCATCTGGGAaagtttctctcttcttttagcTGTCCTTGTATGTACACTCTAAACACAAGGTTCTCAGCACTTTGTGCAAGAGGCATTCACATAAATAAACAGGAGACAATAGTAACGGGGTCCATCTCGCTAACTAGATTAAGTTATTTAGCACAATAAGCAGGCTTTTAGGGTAAATCAGTCAAATATATCAATTTCAGAAGCTATACCTTGTGGTTTTTCCAAACCCTAAGTAACCTAATATGAAAAGTCTTTGCTATAAATTTTGTAAAcatcttctattttctttaaagGGTAGAAATGACAGCTAAGATTGCTATGTTTAAGTATTTCACGTAGAAACAAAGGGAAAGGGGAACAAAgccaaaaatacatattaaatgcTATGGCTTTTAAAGTTGTAGAAAGGGGCTGTTCAAATTCCTCCacctaaaaagcaaaacaaggctGGGGAGACACTCAGTGGGGAAATGGGCTGCTGTGCAGGCAGGGAGACCCGctaggatcccagcacccacatggaaagcTGTGGGGAGAGGCAGGGAAAGATGTAGGAAAAAGTCATATAGACGCTTGGCAGTTTGTAAGccaattttaaatctttaaattagAAAGAGAATAAATTAGAAGGGCGATATCCTGCATGTCTGGATAATGCTGCGCCTGAGAGCCGAGAGCTACTAAATGAAAACCCTAGTGCCAAGTGTGAGACACTTCCtcatgagttgttggccaaggaggCCCCAGAGGCttccaagacaatccaggctcTTGCTATTCCTCTTGGTTACCTACCAGAACTAGTTGGTGATAAGACCCTGAAGATAACGTAAGGTGTAATATATAATTGCAAGGTGACTAGAAATCAAGCCACAACTCAGCTGAAAGCTTgcccctgctggctagctttcataaaGCTGAAGGCGCTATACTAGCTGGTGGGGAGAAAAGGCATCTTACTAACCTGTGAGCCCTATGATTTACAACACCAACCTGCTAGGCAAGGTATGTGCACAGGTGCAATAGTGGTACCCCGGTTATGTGGGCACCAAGCACTCTCTTCTCAGAGTCCAAGCTCAGTCCACAAGAGAAGATTCATACCTGTACTAAAGGCCGTCAAAACCCCAAGGCTGTGGAGGACTCGGGTCCTGGAGGTGATCCTGCTGCTGTCAAGCTGTCATGGTGCCATGCTGTCTTCTAAACGTTTACATTTGCTCCATAGATAAATGCTACCCCCATCCGTCCTTAATCAGGTAAGTCTCTTTTTGCAATGAAATAAATGGGGGGGTAAGTACAAAGACAGATGGCTGCTCCAAGTGCCAACAGTAAGGGATGAGTGAGTGCCTGGCCCTACACAGGACTTCTATACTTCTCCCTGCAAGGTTCAAAGGCCACTGCAGAAGGGGATGTGGAGAGGATATAAGGAGCCTGAGGGTGAGGAGAAGGGCAGGCCGTGaatactgtcttctggacatggcacaGCTAATGCAGACATGACTTCACAGGCATGGCTGCCTACAACGGGCCTACTGAAAATCAGTCATGGCTAGAGAGAGGCTCACGGAGTCCTTCCTCCACCTGTCCCTGATGAAGTCCCGGCTACTGATGGACTGTGAGGGAGAGCAAGTCATCCTCTTCAGGTGTGTACACACTGAGGAGCCCACAAGCTCCAAAGGATACCTCCAAAGGAGACATCCACTGCCACACGGGTGAGATCCCGGTGAAATTCAGTGgacatcaaaacaaataaaaagaaaaaaaaaaaactcgacAAGTCAAGGATGGGGGGGATGGACTTGCAGAGAGGAAAGATAATAAAGAGAGGGTGGGGTCGCAGTCTCAGAGTGTGCTGCACACACAATGTATGAAACTGTCCAAGAACAAACTCAATAGAaagtattaaaatgaaaaaaagaaagatgtcagGATGAGACGCTGAAGATCACTGGTAAGGATCCAGACTGCATTGATACAGGTTAGCAAGTTGACCACACTGTTTCccaatgaaaaacacaaaacagaaatgttggaaataaacccccaaacaaacaacaaccgcACAGAAAACTACGCTAGAGGCTAAAGCGGAAGGGCGGGAAGTCACAGCCAGCTGGGGTCAGCTAGCATAGAGAGACCCGGTCTAGTAATGAAGTTGGGGGAGCAAGGGTGCTTTCCGGTGCTGAGTAGAACCAGTAAGTGTCAGTTACCTTCTCTAAGACTACACTTTTAAAAGAGGACCTAAAACTATCTTACTCGCAAATcctaagagaagaaagaaggatggGATGTTGAAAATGCACCTGTTTCATCTTTGAATGAACAAAATTACATGTAAGGAATCAGCAGCCTCGAGAGTAGAGTTTGGACATGGAAGTGCAAAGGAGCTTAAGCCAGGCTCTACCCCTCCGCTAACCGCACACTTGCTACCCTGGGGTCTCAACAGCTGGGTCAGCACCGTGTTGTGACAACGTGAGGAAACCAGAGTGGACTACAGGGGCTGTAGTCCGGCCATCATCACTGCATGTTTCATAAAGGATACAGCACTGGCATGATTGATGCCCACGAACACCGCCACGCAGCGCATGACACTGGACCACTCTCTCTTAAATTTATGTGGTTctcctagatgcctgtcaatgcAGGGGTACAACAACCCAATCACAGctgtgaaaagaagaaagaaaagtcagtcAGCACCAGCCCCGCAGGGCAGCATTATCTACACAAATCACTACAGCCCTGCCTTCAAggctcttcaaaaaaaaaactgcatccGAATGACTGAGCGATGCCGGCATCTTTAAACTTACCTTCCAAAGGAAACAGGAGGAGCAGCAGCCCTGCAGAGGGCTCTGAAGACCCGCAGCACTCTCAAGGCTACACACATTGGAGAGGTGGGGGCGACTCACAAGGAGCCAGAGACACTAACTCCCGTAGCTCCTAACGGCATCTTCGAGACTTGAAAGCACCAAGTCGGTCCATGGTTACTCTCTCCTCACTTAAGTATGCTACTTATCACAAGCAGAATCTAAGGGAAGCGAGGCAGCCGGCCTGTGAACTCACACAGCAGCCTTTCTTACACACCAGGCTCCCAAGGTCCtgactgccctgccctgcctgccctacCCACTTCCTGTCCGACCCAGCACTCTCTCCTGACAGTCTTTCACCCCTTCCTTCTCATAGCACTGCTCCAATGACAACAAAAGGCTGCAGGCCACAGTCCTTCCTTCGACacacagaaaagaggaagggcACGGGGTACACAAAAATGACAGATTTGCTAGGGAtgacagtgcacacctttaatcccagcactgagaaaaagttcaaggacagcttggtctacttaATACATAGtcagacccctgtctcaaaaacaaacaaaaaactacaaatTTATAGATAATATGTAAGTCTGCTGttaaaaagtaagaagaaaacCTCAGTGTGGTTTTTGCTTTGGGAAATAACATCTTGACTCCTACCTGGGTAAGTAATAATTAATACAGTACCTGTGTATAAGATATCCACGACTAAGACCTCAACTATTTTCACTAGCTTTACTTACCAAATCTCAGCATTTTACTCACTTAGAAGACTTAACATTTACGTGTATGTTTTGTACATGCTCAGGAATGTGTTCTGGAACATGTGGAGATCAAAGACCAAGCTTAGCTGTCTGTCACTCCTCAGCCACCACCACTTTGCTGTTTGAGacggtctctcactggcctggaactaggtGAGTGGCCCAGTGggccccagggacccacctgcaTCCGCCTCTTCTGCACTGGAGTACAAGCACggaccaccatgtccagctttttctttctttctttcttttaaacatgaGTGATGAGTGGTCAAGCAGAGGTCCTCACGCTCccaaggcaagcacttcactgactgagccagctcccaAGCCCACaggaaaaatgtatttatttgctaAAGATTACTTcttaaatttgtgtgtatgtatgcatgtgtgcctttTAGTACCCATGTGCATTTGGGtgccatggaggctagaagaagacCCAGGATCCCCTgaattacaggaggttgtaagcCAATTcttccaactcaggtcctctgaaagaacagtaagcACCATCTCTCCACATAAATACGCacccttttaaaatttaaatataaattaaaagagtaaaaaaaaaatgaacactggAAACCAACTTGTATTCAAAAGCCACGGGCGAGTAGAACAATGAAGCAGCGTGGGAAAGAGATGACCAGCTCTATGCTCTTTACACCTTAGCTTAGCTGGGAACAGGTGGTTCACAGGCCATCCCGAGACCAAAGCTCAGCAATGCAGAGAGCTCCAATGGCTGCTAGAAAATGTAAGTCTCAGGGCCTGGTGATAGCTC
This genomic interval carries:
- the Insig2 gene encoding insulin-induced gene 2 protein; amino-acid sequence: MAEGKTESPGPKKCGPYISSVTSQSVNVVIRGVVLFFIGVFLALVLNLLQIQRNVTLFPPDVVTSIFSSAWWVPPCCGTASAVIGLLYPCIDRHLGEPHKFKREWSSVMRCVAVFVGINHASAKVDFDNSFQFSLTLAALSVGLWWTFDRSRSGFGLGVGIAFLATVVTQLLVYNGVYQYTSPDFLYVRSWLPCIFFAGGITMGNIGRQLAMYECKVIPEKSHQE